The region TTTTCATTGGATTAACGACGTTGCTCCATGAGCAAAATCATGAATCCAGTCGGACAATGAAGCCATACTCCATTGTCTTTCCTGACTCCGCTCCGGCTTTGTGCTGACAGGATTGATTTCGACAGTCGCCGTCATGCCCGCGACCAACTCGACGCTTGGCGGTATATTGTCGATGCTGATGTGGACCGGAATCCGCTGCGCAAGACGTACCCAGCTGAATGTTGGCTCCACATTCGGCAGACCAAGCAGACCAGGCGTCGTGTTGCTATTCTCGATGCCGCGCCCAATACTCTCGACATGTCCTGCTAATGGCTGATCGAACCCCATCAGCCTGATCCGTGCCGTGCTCCCGATGTGAATCTGCCGAATCTTCGTCTCTTCAAAGTACCCAGTGACCCAGAAGCTGGCCATATCGAGTACGGAAATCTTGGTCACTCCTGCCGTCGCAAAATCACCGGGTCGCAATATCAGATTGGAGACATAGCCATCCACCGGAGACCGTATGATCGTGCGGGCAAGGTTAAGCTTGGCCAGTTCAAGGTCTGCCAATGCCCGCTGATAGGAGGCTGCCGCCACCTTCGCATTCCCAGTCACTTGCTGAATCTTTTCCCGAGATACGGCCTCCGGAATGAGACGACGACGCTGTGCAGTCGCTTCAAGGACAATCATATCTTGACGCTTGGCTTCCACTGCGGCCTTTGCGGACGCCACGGCTAGCCGGAATCGTTCAGGGTCAATTTTATAAAGAACATCCCCTTGATGGACGTATTGATTATCGACGACGAATACCGCGCTAACCATGCCGGAAACGTCTGCTCCGACCCGCACGACGTTCGCACTCACCCGACCATCACGAGTCCAAGGCAGCTTGTTATAGTGCTCCCATGCCCATAGAGCGACAAAAGAAGTGATTGCCACGAGGGACAGGGTCAAGGAGTAAGAACCGAACAATGATACGACACGTTTCATTGGAAGAAACCTCCAAAAAATGACGGTTGCTGTAAGAGCAAAACATAAATGATGACGAAGACGGATATCTCGACGAGAGGCCGAGATACGAATACGCGGTAGGCACCGACGAAAGAGAGAAGGCGGATTACCATGACTGCGGCGAACAGCGCAATAACGGCTAGAACCAGCGGGCCGGGTATGAAGACGCCTCCGATAGTGTAATCGATGATCATAGATCATGATCCTTATGGGGTATGAAGTTCAGAGAGAGGGCAAACCGCAGATCAATGACCAGATCAAGCAACCGCGAACAATCATGGGGCGAACCGTTGGCAACCAGCGCCATCAATCTGTCGGTGCGTTGTCCCAGCTCGACCACCTCGGAAGATCGCGACCGCTGCTTGGCGTCGAAGCATACGGCCAAGGCCGAAAAAAGAGCTCGCGCCTCACCGCCGATCTCGCCATCGACGTGGCGGACCGCTTGTTTGAGTTTGCCGACAGCATGTCCGACACGCAAAAGATACAACGGATCATCAATCGCGTCCGAGCGTGGGCTTTTGGCCAGCAACGGAAGCAACAGCGCAGCCCGGTCCGCCATGAGGCTCCTCCAGCCCGCCCCATCGCCATTCTTGCTGAGGGCTTGCCGCCTGACGCCCTTTCGACTGAGTCGAAGCAATCGACTAATGGCCCTATCGGCCGGTACGGTTTGCAACAGCGTCATACTCATCAATCCGAAACCAAGTGACGCGAAGAGGGCAATGACCGTATTGAGAGCCCCGGCGAAATCTCCGGCGTAGACGGTGCCGAGCCCTGCCAGGATCGGAATCGTGAGGGTAATGCCAAATGCCATGACCATTGTCGGAAGCCGCGCCTGCAGGGAACCGCCTAGAAGAAAGGCCGGAGCCAGCACCATGACCAGTACGTTGAAATCCGTCACGCGAGGCAGAACGATGAAACTATAGACAAGGCTGATCAGCACGCCATAGACCGTACCGACCGTATATTTGATAACGCTCGGCGCGGGCACATCGGCAGTGCCGTATAATGAGCAGCATACGCCCAAAACCGAGACGGCCATGCCGCCGTCCGGCCAGGCCGACCA is a window of Desulfovibrio sp. Huiquan2017 DNA encoding:
- a CDS encoding HlyD family secretion protein, encoding MKRVVSLFGSYSLTLSLVAITSFVALWAWEHYNKLPWTRDGRVSANVVRVGADVSGMVSAVFVVDNQYVHQGDVLYKIDPERFRLAVASAKAAVEAKRQDMIVLEATAQRRRLIPEAVSREKIQQVTGNAKVAAASYQRALADLELAKLNLARTIIRSPVDGYVSNLILRPGDFATAGVTKISVLDMASFWVTGYFEETKIRQIHIGSTARIRLMGFDQPLAGHVESIGRGIENSNTTPGLLGLPNVEPTFSWVRLAQRIPVHISIDNIPPSVELVAGMTATVEINPVSTKPERSQERQWSMASLSDWIHDFAHGATSLIQ
- a CDS encoding DUF1656 domain-containing protein; translated protein: MIIDYTIGGVFIPGPLVLAVIALFAAVMVIRLLSFVGAYRVFVSRPLVEISVFVIIYVLLLQQPSFFGGFFQ